From Methylovorus glucosotrophus:
GCCCAGCGCGCAAATCGTGCGGCCGGAGATATTGCTGCTCACATCGGTCAGAAGATCAAGATCGCCCATGCGACCTTCACCCTCGACAATACGTTTCACCACGCGGTAAAGCCAGCCTGTACCTTCACGGCACGGCGTGCATTGACCGCAGGATTCTTCATAGAAGAAATACGAGAGACGTTTCAGGGTTTTCACCATGCAGGTGGTTTCATCCATCACGATCATGGATCCTGCACCCAGGCTTGAACCCGCCTTGGACAAGCCGTCGTAATCCATGGTCGCACCCATGATGGCGGCAGCGGGCATGACGGCCGTCGATGGACCACCAGGAATCACGGCCTTAAGCTGGCGACCTTTCCAGACGCCACCGGCGATATCGAGCAGTTCGGTAAACGGCACGCCCATGCGCACTTCGTAATTGCCCGGGCGCTCGACATGACCGGACACCGAAAACAGCTTGGTGCCGCCTGAGTTTGGCACACCCAGCGCCTGGAAGGCATCGCCACCATGCTCAAGTATCCAGGGAATCGAGGTGTAGGACTCGGTATTGTTGACATTGGTCGGCTTGCCGAACACACCGTAACTGGCGGGGAATGGCGGCTTGAAACGCGGCTGGCCCTTCTTGCCTTCAATCGACTCGATCAGTGCAGTTTCTTCACCGCAGATGTAAGCGCCATAGCCATGCACGGCAAACAGATCAAAACTGAAGGTGGTGCCGAACAGGTTTTCGCCTATGAAGCCAGCAGCACGCGCTTCATCCAGCGCACGCTCGAAGATCTCGTAGTCCTGCCAGATTTCACCGTGTATGTAGTTGTAGCCGACGCGCGCACCCAGCGTATAGGCGGCGATGGCCATGCCTTCGATCAGTTGGTGCGGGTTGTAGCGGATGATGTCGCGGTCCTTGAAGGTACCGGGCTCGCCTTCATCGGTATTGCATACCAGATACTTGGTGCCATCGTAATAACGCGGCATGAAGCTCCACTTGAGGCCGGTAGGAAAACCAGCGCCACCGCGGCCGCGCAGACCGGAAAGCTTGACCTGAGTGATGACGTCGGTGGCTTTCACCTTATCCTGCACCAGGCGTTGCAATTGCTTGTAGCCGCCCACATTCAGATAGGCTTGCAGCGATGCGGGATCAGGCTGCCCCAGCGTGCGCAGGCAGACCAGAGTTTCCTTGTCGGAGCGATGTTGAACAGGCGTATCAAAAGCAGCCATTACTTCAACTCCTCCAGAATCGCATCCACTTTTTCCTTGGTCAGGAATTCACACATGCGCTTGTTGTTGATATGGAACAAAGGCGCACCGCCGCAACAGCCCATGCACTCGCCTTCTTTGAGTGTGAATTTGCCATCAGGCGTGGTTTCGTTGAAGCCGATACCGAGGCGCTCCTGCAAATGGTCCACAATGACATCGGAGTCACGCAGCATGCAGGAGATATTGGTACAGACGGTGATCTTGTACTGCCCTACCGGTTCCAGTTCATACATATTGTAGAAACTGGCGACTTCCAGAGCGGCAATCGGCGGGATGCCCAGATACTCCGCCACAAAGGCCACTGTATCTTTGGACAACCAGCCTTTTTCGTCCTGGGCAATACGCAAGGCGGACATGACGGCTGCCTGACGACGGTCAGCCGGGTATTTGGTCAATTCGCGATCAATCTTGGCGAGGGATTCCTGAGACAACATTAGCGATCAATCTCCCCGAAAACGATATCCTGTGTACCGATAATGGCCACCAGGTCGGCAATCATGTGGCCGCGCGTCATTTCATCCAGCGCTGCCAGATGCGGAAAACCAGGCGCACGAATTTTCAAACGATAAGGCTTGTTCGCCCCATCCGAAATCAGGTAAATGCCAAACTCACCCTTGGGGTGTTCCACCGCTGCATAGGCTTCTCCGGCGGGCACATGAAAGCCTTCGGTAAACAGCTTGAAGTGGTGAATCAAGGACTCCATGTCCTGCTTCATGCCTTCACGGGCGGGTGGTGCCACCTTGTGATTGTCAGTAATCACCGGGCCAGGATTTTTGCGCAGCCAGTCTATGCATTGCTTGATGATGCGGTTGGATTGGCGCATTTCTTCGATACGCACCAGGTAACGGTCATAGCAATCGCCATTTACGCCCACCGGGATGTCGAAATCCATCTTGTCGTAGACTTCGTAAGGCTGTTTCTTGCGCAGGTCCCAGGCGAAACCAGAACCGCGCAGCATGGGACCGGACAAGCCCAGCGCCAAGGCACGCTCAGGCGTCACCACGCCAATACCCACTGTACGCTGCTTCCAGATACGGTTATCAGTCAGCAGGGTTTCGTATTCGTCCACATAGCCTGGGAAGCGGTTGGTAAAGTCTTCAATAAAGTCGAGCAAGGAGCCCTGGCGATTTTCATTGAGGCGCTTGATTTCATCCTTGGCGCGTACCGTCGAGCTTTCGTATTGCGGCATACGGGCTGGCAAATCACGATAGACACCGCCAGGCCGGTAGTAAGCAGCGTGCATGCGAGCGCCAGAGACGGCTTCATAGCAGTCAAACAGGTCTTCACGCTCGCGGAACGCGTACAGGAATACCGTCATCGCCCCCACGTCCAGCGCATGCGCACCCAGCCACAGCAGGTGATTCAGCACGCGGGTAATTTCATCGAACATCACGCGGATGTATTGGGCGCGGATGGGGACTTCGAGCCCAAGCAGCTTTTCAATCGCCATGACATAGGCATGCTCGTTCGCCATCATCGACACATAATCGAGGCGATCCATATAAGGCACGGACTGCAGATAGGTGCGATTCTCGGCCAGCTTTTCCGTCGCACGGTGCAACAGGCCAATGTGCGGATCGGCCCGCTGGATGACTTCGCCATCCAGCTCCAGCACCAGTCGCAGCACGCCGTGCGCAGCCGGGTGCTGGGGACCGAAGTTCATGGTGTAGTTACGAATTTCAGCCATGATGGAAGCCCTCGTCACGAATAACGCGTGGCACGTTGTTGCGGGGATCAATCGTCACTGGCTGATAAATGACGCGCTGTTGCTCAGGGTCATAGCGCATTTCCACATTGCCTATCATCGGGAAATCCTTGCGGAAAGGGTGGCCTACAAAACCATAGTCGGTGAGCAGGCGGCGCAAATCAGGATGGCCTTCATACATGATGCCGTAAAGGTCGAAGGACTCGCGTTCAAACCAGTTGGCAACCGGCCACATATCCACCAGCGTAGGAAGTACGGGAAAATCATCATCTGCTGCGAATACCCGCAAACGTACACGCTGGTTCAAGCTGATGGAAAGAAAATGGTAGACCGTGGCAAAACGCAGCCCGCTCCAGCTGCCCTCCCCATACTCGGCATAGTCGACGCCACAGAGATCAATCAGCTGTTCAAACTTAAGCGAAGGATGGTCTCGCAGGATAAGGCAGACATCCAGCATATTGGCAACCGAGCATTCAATCGTCAATTCGCCGACATGGCTCACCAGACGGCCCAGCTTGTCTCCAAGCGCCGACTCGATATTGGCGGTAAGTTGTTGCAGACGGGAGCTCATGTGATCACCTGGCGATAGTATTGGTACGCTTGATTTTGTTTTGCAACTGGATGATGCCATAGAGCAGCGCCTCGGCTGTCGGTGGACAACCTGGCACATATACATCGACAGGAACGATACGGTCACAGCCGCGAACAACAGCATACGAGTAATGGTAATAACCGCCGCCATTGGCACAGGAGCCCATGGAAATAACCCAGCGCGGCTCGGCCATCTGGTCATATACCTTGCGCAGCGCAGGCGCCATTTTATTGACCAGCGTGCCTGCCACGATCATCACATCGGATTGGCGAGGGCTTGGGCGGAATACAATGCCAAACCGGTCCAGATCATAACGGGATGCGCCCGCATGCATCATCTCCACCGCACAGCACGCCAGACCAAACGTCATCGGCCACAGCGAACCCGTG
This genomic window contains:
- the nuoF gene encoding NADH-quinone oxidoreductase subunit NuoF, encoding MAAFDTPVQHRSDKETLVCLRTLGQPDPASLQAYLNVGGYKQLQRLVQDKVKATDVITQVKLSGLRGRGGAGFPTGLKWSFMPRYYDGTKYLVCNTDEGEPGTFKDRDIIRYNPHQLIEGMAIAAYTLGARVGYNYIHGEIWQDYEIFERALDEARAAGFIGENLFGTTFSFDLFAVHGYGAYICGEETALIESIEGKKGQPRFKPPFPASYGVFGKPTNVNNTESYTSIPWILEHGGDAFQALGVPNSGGTKLFSVSGHVERPGNYEVRMGVPFTELLDIAGGVWKGRQLKAVIPGGPSTAVMPAAAIMGATMDYDGLSKAGSSLGAGSMIVMDETTCMVKTLKRLSYFFYEESCGQCTPCREGTGWLYRVVKRIVEGEGRMGDLDLLTDVSSNISGRTICALGDAAATPVLSFIKHFRPEFEYYIQHGKSMVTGKAE
- a CDS encoding NADH-quinone oxidoreductase subunit C, which produces MSSRLQQLTANIESALGDKLGRLVSHVGELTIECSVANMLDVCLILRDHPSLKFEQLIDLCGVDYAEYGEGSWSGLRFATVYHFLSISLNQRVRLRVFAADDDFPVLPTLVDMWPVANWFERESFDLYGIMYEGHPDLRRLLTDYGFVGHPFRKDFPMIGNVEMRYDPEQQRVIYQPVTIDPRNNVPRVIRDEGFHHG
- a CDS encoding NADH-quinone oxidoreductase subunit D — protein: MAEIRNYTMNFGPQHPAAHGVLRLVLELDGEVIQRADPHIGLLHRATEKLAENRTYLQSVPYMDRLDYVSMMANEHAYVMAIEKLLGLEVPIRAQYIRVMFDEITRVLNHLLWLGAHALDVGAMTVFLYAFREREDLFDCYEAVSGARMHAAYYRPGGVYRDLPARMPQYESSTVRAKDEIKRLNENRQGSLLDFIEDFTNRFPGYVDEYETLLTDNRIWKQRTVGIGVVTPERALALGLSGPMLRGSGFAWDLRKKQPYEVYDKMDFDIPVGVNGDCYDRYLVRIEEMRQSNRIIKQCIDWLRKNPGPVITDNHKVAPPAREGMKQDMESLIHHFKLFTEGFHVPAGEAYAAVEHPKGEFGIYLISDGANKPYRLKIRAPGFPHLAALDEMTRGHMIADLVAIIGTQDIVFGEIDR
- the nuoE gene encoding NADH-quinone oxidoreductase subunit NuoE, with the translated sequence MLSQESLAKIDRELTKYPADRRQAAVMSALRIAQDEKGWLSKDTVAFVAEYLGIPPIAALEVASFYNMYELEPVGQYKITVCTNISCMLRDSDVIVDHLQERLGIGFNETTPDGKFTLKEGECMGCCGGAPLFHINNKRMCEFLTKEKVDAILEELK
- a CDS encoding NuoB/complex I 20 kDa subunit family protein: MSIEGVLEKGFVTTTLDTVINYTRTGSLWPMTFGLACCAVEMMHAGASRYDLDRFGIVFRPSPRQSDVMIVAGTLVNKMAPALRKVYDQMAEPRWVISMGSCANGGGYYHYSYAVVRGCDRIVPVDVYVPGCPPTAEALLYGIIQLQNKIKRTNTIAR